The nucleotide sequence TTAGCTATATATGCATTAGCCGGACTCTCATAGATCTCACTAGGAGTTCCTATCTGGAGGACCTCTCCATCTTTCATTACTGCAATCCTATCAGATACACTGAGTGCTTCCTGTTGATCATGGGTAACAAATACAAAGGTAATTCCTACCTCCTCATGGATATTATCTAACTCTATCAGCATATGCTGTCTGAGTTTTGCATCCAAGGCAGATAGCGGTTCATCCAAAAGCAGAACCTTTGGTTTGTTTATCAGTGCACGAGCTATGGCAACTCTTTGTTTTTGTCCCCCTGAAAGTTGAGATGAATATTTATTTGCGTGTTCAGACAGTTTCACCATCTCCAAATATTTTTTTACCTCTCTATCTATTTCTGCACCCTTTATTTTTTTTAACCTCAATGGGAATGCTATGTTCTCATAAATTGTCAGATGAGGAAATAGTGCATAAGTTTGAAATATTGTATTAACATCTCTCTTGTCCGGACTTAGATGGGTGATATCATCTTTTCCTAGATAGATTGCACCGCCATCAGCTTCTATAAATCCTGCTATCATCCTAAGAAGGGTAGTTTTACCACACCCAGATCCTCCTAAAATAGAAAAAAACTCTCCACCTTTAATTTCAAAACTAATTTTTTTTAATACTTCTACTCCGTCAAAAGACTTAGATATAGAATCAATTTTTATATTTCCTTGTTTCATAAAATCTCTCCTTGCTATATAAATTTTAACAGTATCAATTTCAGATAAAATAAACTTAATTCAACACATTAAGTTATTACTATTTTATGTTTTATATAATACGTTTACAAAAATAGTATTACTAAACATCTAGCGTTATATTTTATAAAAAAAACTATACTTTGTCAATTGATTTATTTCATATATCGAGCTATAATATTAAATAGATTTATAAATTTCAATAAATAATTTTAATAAATAAAAGGGAGTAAAAAATGGATATAGGCAAAAAAATTAAAAGACTGAGACAGGAAAAATTTCTCACTCAAGATGAGTTAGCTATGAGGTGTGAACTATCCAAAGGTTTTATATCCCAAGTAGAAAGAGATCTTACATCTCCATCTATAACTACCCTAATAGATATATTAGAGGGATTGGGCACCAACCTTCGAGATTTCTTTAATGAAGATGAGGATGAAAAAATCGTCTTTAAAAAGGAAGACGTCTTCGAGAATATCGATGAAGAATTAAAATATAAGATCGAGTGGATCGTTCCTAATGCACAAAAAAATCAAATGGAACCTATTCTTATAACTATAGAAGAAGGTGGAAGGTATAAGGAAGAACTCCCCCACGAAGGAGAGGAATTTGGGTATGTACTCAGCGGTACTGTCTTAATTCATTTGGGAGAAAAAACATACAAGGCCCGTAAAGGGGAGTCATTTTACTATAAATCTAGAAAAAATCACTACATTTCCAATGCAGGAAAAAATATAGTTAAAGTTCTATGGGTATCTAACCCGCCGGCATTTTAAAAAAAGGTATCAAAAGTACATTACTTTTGATACCTTTTTAGTTTTTTTAGAAAAATTATACCGACAAGACATTTAAAATCTGAATAGTAACTCCTAAATGCAATGCTTCTTCATCTATATCAAAACATTCATTGTGAGCCGATGCCGTTATACCTTTTTTTTCATTTTTTACTCCCAGATAAAAAAATACTCCTGGTATTTTTTCTAAATAATATCCAAAATCTTCTACACCCATATTAGCTTTTTCTTTTTCTATTACATTCTCTGCCCCTAAAATATCTGTGGCGTTTTTCTTGATTAACTCTACCATCTTATCATCATTAATAAGAGTTGAATATCCTCTTCCAACCTTTAATTTCCCCTTTCCACCCATGGAGACAGGTAGAGTATCCACCAAAATCTTTAATTTTTCTTTAACTAACTCTCTGATCTTAGGATCCAAAGTTCTTAAAGTTCCCGTTAATTTCACAGAATCCGCTATAATATTAGGTGCTGTACCTCCCTCTATCATCCCCACAGTCAATACTGCACTGTCTCTGGCATCTATTCGGCTGACTATTGATTGCATAGCTGTTATCAATTGAGCTGTTATCACAATTGCGTCTACCCCGTCTCCAGGATAAGCTCCATGAGCAGATTTCCCCTGAATTTCTATCTCTATGCTGTCCGAAGAAGCATTCATCTGCTTATACCTGTATTCCACGCTTCCTTTTTCTATCAGAGAACTCACATGTAATCCAAATATCGCGTCTACACCTTCTAAAACACCCTCTTTAATCATAGGTTCAGCTCCTCCTACAGTTTCTTCTGCAGGCTGAAATATAAATCTTACATTTACTCCTAATTCATCTTTTTGTTCACTGAGTATTTTAGCTACCCCCAAAAGGATAGTAGTATGGGCATCATGACCGCAGGCATGCATAACTCCAGAATTTTTAGATCTGTAAGAAACTTCATTTTTTTCCAAAATAGGCAGAGCATCGATATCAGCTCTAAGAGCTATAGTTTTAAATACATTTTTGCCCTTTATCTCACCTACTACCCCAGTCTTTGCCATCTTTTTATGCAATATCCCAAATTCATCTAAATATTCACAAATTTTTCGCTGGGTACGAAACTCCTGCATTCCCAACTCCGGATACATATGAAAGTCTCCCCTGACTTTGGAAAGCCAGGGAGATATCTCTTTGGCTAATTTTAAAATTTTATTGCTATCCATAAAAAATCACCTCCTAAAAAACATCTAACCCATATCACACGGATCAAATCTTATAATAACTCTCATTATCGCTGATAAAATCCAATTTTTTTAGACTAAGCTCACAAAGAAAAAATTAGATAACTCACTAAGTGGTTCTTTTCTTCTTACCGCGAATTGCGCGAATCTATAATCTAATTTTTATAAATTAAGAAAACCTATCAACACAGAGACTCACTGAGGGGTTATACGAGTATTAAAATTACTTATAACTAGAAGAAATTTTAAATGTATTATTAGAGTTTCACAGAGCTTTCTCTGTGTACTTTCTTTTTCTCCTCTGTGTATCTCCGTGTCCAAAGTTTTTTATCTTTTATTCTTGATTTGAACTTTTTTTGAATTTAAATTCTTTTTCTAGATGTTACCTTACTCTTTATTTCAAATAATAGATACTTTCCATAACTTTTTCTAATTTTTTAGATATCCCAGTACCGCTCATCCCATGATGATTTATTATTATAGAGAATGCCAGGAGATCTCCATCAACATTATACATATACCCTCCATAAGATTTTACTCCTGTAAGGGTTCCACTTTTCCCATGAAGATTATCCACTAAAACTGTCTTTTCTTGAAAATTTTTAAAGGTTCCACCCTTTCCAGGCTCAGCTAAAGAATTATAAAAACTGAAAAATTCATTAGATTTATTCATATATTTCAAGACCTCTACTACAGTATTAGGAGTCACTCCATCGTAACGGGATAACCCACTTCCATCATAGATATAAAGACCCCTTGTAGATATACGATTACTCCAGTATCCCTTCATTGTTTCAACGTTATCTACCTTTGTCTCTTTATTTTTTTCCCTTAACTTTTTCTCCACTTCTATCTTTAGGTGTTCTGCAAATAAATTTACACTGTACTTATTCATATAGCCTATGATCTCCTCCAACCTAGGAGAATATTGGGTATAAATAAGGTTCTTTTTATTTTTCGTTGTTTCAGCTCTATCCCTCAATCTGCTTCCATTATTTTCTATACCGCCCCTTTCTAAAGTTTCAGAAAATATTCTCCCCAAGGCAGAAGCCGGATCCTGCATCACTGTATTATATGAAATTATAGATCTATTCATAGTTCCCACTGCAATTATTTCATTGCTATAGGGAGGTACTACCAAGGTTATTTTAGATACTTTTTTATCATCTCCTACAACTCTATTAGTTACCACAGTATTAACCCATGATGGAGACACACTTGCCCTGATATTTTTACCTTCCTTTCTCATTGTCAGCCTGATACTGTTATCCAAAAAAGTAAGTCCGCTGGGTTTTGAAGCAAAGGTATACCTCAAATCCCCCCATTCCCAGGTTTGAGACAGAGTTATTTCTGGATAATAAGACTGATCAGCAACTATCTGCCCATTAATTTTTTTTATCCCCATAGTTTTTATTTTTTCTACCCAGATATTTAAAAATTCCAGTTGTTTCTTTTTTTCCTCCATCGTTACCCTTTCAGGATCTTTTGCAACCAGATATTTAGATCCCAGAGTAGGGTCTCCTCCTCCAATAATATAGATATTCCCATCTAGAGTCCCATCTGTTCTAATTTTCCCATCATAAGCTATAATAGTTTTAAATCTATAATCTGCCCCTAAAACTTCTAGTCCTACTCCTGTTGTCAACAACTTCATATTAGAAGCCGGTACCAGGGACTTGTCAGAATTTAATTCAAATAAAGTTTTATCAGTTTCTAAGTTCATAACCTTTATCCCTAAACTGGCATTTTCTATTTTTGGCAGTTCCCTAAAATCACTTATCACTGTTTCTGTCTTAGATCTTATTGGAACAGTGGGTACCTCGGCACTCCTACATGAAATTATAGACACCAAAATTATCAATACAATCAATTTTTTTAACACATTCTTCATCTTACCGCTCCCTCTAAACTTCTAATCGTTAACTTATCACAATCTATCTCTACCTCTATCCCCAATGGAAGAGTTACCATGGGTTTACAATGGCCCGATTTAAAATTATAAATTATAGGAATACCCAATCCCTTTAGTCTGTCCTCTAAGAGATCCATAAGGGGCATATCGTATTCTGATGCAGGAATACAATTGTTAAAATCTCCCAATATAATTCCATTTAACTGACCCAGTTTTCCCGAATTTAAAAGCTGGGTCAGAGCGCGATCAACCTTATACGTAGGTTCTCTGATCTCCTCTATAAACAATATTTTTCCTTTAAAATCAAGCTCATTGGGAGTCCCCATATCCCCCATAAGAGTCGTTAAGTTCCCCCCTGCCACAACTCCTGTAGCCTTTCCATCTATCATAGATTTTAATTCTGTTGGATTTATTATCTCTCTGCCACCAATATTTTCCAGACTTTCTACAAATGAATCCACCGTAAACTTTTCTATATCAAAAAAATTAGAAACAGCCATGGGCCCATGAAATGTAACCAAACCAGCTCTTTGGTTCAAAGCACTATGAAGTGTTGTAATATCGCTGTACCCTATAAATATCTTAGGATTTCTCTTTATCATCTCAATATCCAGTGCCTCCACAATTCTGATACTTCCATATCCCCCACGAAGACACATGAGTGCATCTACCTCAGGATCTTTGAAAAAATTATTTATATCCGATACTCTGCCTTTGTCTGTTCCTGCAAATGAATGCCAGGTATCAAAGATGTGCTTTCCTAATTTCACCCTGTATCCCAGGCTTTCTAACTTTTTTTTTGACCTAAGTACCTTCTCTTTAGAACCTGAATTAGCAGGAGCCACTATCCCTATGGTATCTCCCTTTTTTAAACTTTTCCCCTTTAACATCTCCAGCCTCCCCTGTGATAATAATAAAGCTTTACATTTTTTCAAAAATAGGTTATAATTCTTTTGAAATGTGTTAGCGACATTATGGTGTTTCTAATGCAGAGCCAGTAAACTTTCTCAAAAGGTTTACTGGCTCTTTCACTTTATATAGTTATTCCCCTCCATCTATTCGATGGAGGGGATTTTTTTATTTAGGAAATTACACCTGCAAATTGAATGCAATCTCACGCTATTTTTTATTCTTCCACAGGAAAATACTTTTCTAACTTTAAGTTTACATATTTCCCAGTATCTTCTAATTTAAATTCAGCTGAATATACCTTTTCATTTTTACCCTTTATCTTCTTTACAGGAATCGTTTCCCCTTTTATTAATTTTTTAGCCCTGGTTTTAGATATTTTTACCTCTATGGACTTGTATTTACTCTCCTTCCACAGAGTGAAGTTACACGGCGGGGTGTCTCTATACCCGACACATGAAAATCCCTTACTATTCTCATAGATGTTTTTACCACACCTGGGACAGACTCCGATTATCTCCCTTTCTGAATCATTGTATACCCTAGGTATCTCTATATTCTGACCAATAATTCTCTGTAGTTCCTCTGTGACTAGGTCGATAGTTTCCTGGATAGTGCTATTTCCCTTATACACTTTTTTCAGGAGTTTAGAAAACTCTACAGTCTTTGTTTTATATAGATCTATATTTAATTTATCCAATGTCTCAACTACTTTTTGTCCCAACGGTTCTAATGAAAAATTAGATCCCTTCTGGGATATATATTCATATTTTTTAGCATTTTCTATTATCCCTGTTCTTGTTGCCTCGGTACCTATCTCGATTCCCTTTAATATAGCCTTATACTCGTCTTCTTCGGTATCACTGTCCTTTCTGAATGGATTTTTTAAATGGGCTGCCAGTTCCCTTTCCGACACTTTCCTGGGAGGCTTAGTTTCCTTTAGTATTTTTTTGAACTCAACTTTGAAGGTATCTCCTACAATAAAATTAGGCAGTTTATTTTCAAAAGTTGCAGGTTCGTATTTGTAAAATCCTACCTGTACAACACTCTCTCCTGAAAGTTTAAATTTTTCATTTCCTACACCTATTGTTACTACAACCTTAGCTGTAATAGTTTCCTCAGCTAAAAAATTTGAGATAAAACGATTCAAGATAGTTTCATAGATTATTTTTTCCCGGCCGTTTAAATTGTTCTTAGGAAATTTCATAGTTGGAATTATTGCACTATGACTCTCCACCTTATCATCATCAAATATCTTTTTGGAATCTTTAAACTTTACATTGTGATCCTTTGAAAGTGCTTTAAGGAGCTGTTTAACTTTCCCCTTTTCATTCACAGCCAGGTATTCTGTATTTGTTCTGGGATATGTTATGTATCCATTCTCATATAATTTCTGAATTATTTCCAAAGATCCTTTAAAATCTATCTTATTTTTTTTTGAAAGCTGGGACTGTAATTTTGACAATGAAAACAATTTCCCCGGCTGTTTTTTAATCTCCTTATTTTCCTTGGATAAAACTTCCCCCTCACAGGAGTTTAATTCTTCACACTTTGAATCTGCTTTTTTCTCATCTTTTATGAGATATTTTGTGCTTTTAGACAGTTTAAATTTAACCTCATCCTTCTCACACTCACTCTCAAGCTGAATATATTTTTCCTTAACAAATTTCTCTATAGCTGTGTCCCTGTCATAGATAAATTTTAATACAGGTATTAATACCCTACCTACCGGCATTAATTGACCACTTTTCAAGGTGATATATCTGGTCAAATTTATACCAAAGAGCCAATCCATAACAGTTCTAGAATATCCCTCGAATGCTAATTTTATATATTCTCTGTCAGGTTTTATATTTTTAACTTCCTCTACGATGGTTTCCTTAGTTTGTTCCGGAAGCCATAACCTGTATACCTCTTTTTTTATCTTGGATTCCTTTATAATCCTGTCTATTATTATCTGTCCCTCTCTGTCTGCATCTCCGCAATTGATAATTCCTTCAACATCTTCCCTCTCCATAAGGTTTTTAAGAACTTTAAATTGTTCAGCTATTCCCTTGCTCTCCTTTAATTTAAATTTAAACTTCCGTGGTGTAAAGGGTAACTCGACCTCCTTCCACTTCATCTTCTTACCAAAATAATCATCCACATTTGATAGTTCGAACAGATGACCGAATGCCCAAGAAACAATATATTTCTCCCCTTCTATATACCCGTTCCCTCTTTTTTTTAGTCCCAATGCACTGGCTATATTTCTCCCTAAACTGGGTTTTTCCGCTATAATTAATTTTTTCATCGTTTACTCCTCTTGTTTGACTAACTAAGGTTTTCTTTTTTACTTTATACTCTTCATAACAAAGGTTTTCTCTTTTAATTTTAGAGTATTAGAAGGTTTAAATCAAGAAAAAAAGAAAATTGACCTTATCCTCTTAATATTGATATAATTTAATGATAAACAGGTAGTTATTTTCTATCCGTAAACTTTCAATTATCAACTCTTGTTTCATAGGAGAAATCAATATGTTAAAATTTAAAAATATAACTACCAATGAGAAGAAACCCTATCTTAATAATTTAAATTTAAATGTTTCAAATGGAAGATTTGTCCTTTTAAATTATAAATCTAAAATAGAAAAAGATAAGATGATCGACTTAATCTGCCAGCTTGATACTCCTAAATCCGGTGGTATCATAATCGGAGGTAAAAACCTCTCTAAATTTAATTGTCGTTCAAAAATAATCCATAAAAGAATAGGAATTTGTTTTGAAGATTTGAAACTTATACAAACAAAAGATGTCCTAGCAAATATAACTCTTCCTTTGGAGATCCATACAAAATTATCTCCTAAAAAACTCATTGAAACAGGTGAGAAGCAGTTAAAAAATTTCGGTCTTTTAGAGAAAAAAAATAATTCTTTAACAACTCTAAATTTAGAGGAAAAGCAAAGACTCAATATTGCCAGATCTCTAGTTTTAGATCCTGAATTGATTATCTTAGATAATCCTCAAATTCATTTAAAAATCGAAAAAATTGAGAGTTTGATGAAATATTTTCAAGATCTCAACAGCAAGGGAAAAACTATAGTAATTTTTACCAACAATAAAAAAATTGAAAATATGATAAATTGTGACAAATATATCTTAGAGAAGGGAGCAATATCCAATGTTTAAAAAAATACGTCAAATGAATACCGAGATAAATGAATTGATCCAAAAAAATATAACCTACTATACCCTTAGTTTTACTACTTTGATCTTTGCATTTTTATTTTTTAATATAAGTGTTATCTCCATCTATAACATCTATCAGAGCAATAAAACTTTAAACAAAAGTTATACTCTCAGTGTGTATATGAACAACAACGTCTCTCAAAATAGTATTGAGAAGATTGAAAAAAACATTCTAAACCTTGATGGTATTGAACAAATCAGCTATATAAACAAAGAACTAGCATTTAAAAAATTAGCTGATCAATTGGGTCTCAGCAATCGTGGAATAGGTAACCCTCTTTTAAACTCTTTCATATTAAAGACTGAGGGAGAAAAAAACTTAAATCAAGCAAAAGTTATCATCGATGAGATCGACGGTGTAAAAGAAGTCGTCATCAATCAAAAAACTATCAGTACATTAGATGAAAAAATCAAAAGAAATAATAAACTTCTAATTGGACTGCTTTTAATCACATTGCTTCCTATAAAAATAATGATATTTAATATAATGCATAGTAGTGTTGTCAGTCAAACTCATGATATAGAAGCTAAATTATATTTGGGGATGGAAAAAAGGGAGATCTTAAGACCTTATTATTTTATAAATAATATAAAATTTATCTCAGCAGCGATTATAGGGAGTTTAACATTTTTAAACCTCTATGAATTTATTCGAAGTGAGATAGCTGGATTAAATTATATAGTTCCAACCATCCAGGCTGGAATAGTTGTAGGAATCATAATTATCCTTGTCAGTTTAATTTTTCCATTTGTATCTTTTAACTTAATAAAGGTTAAGAGGTAGATCTATGAAAAAATTAATATTTTTCCTGACTTTGATGATTATTACCACAAATACATTCTCCAATAGTCTCGATGAAAAAAAAAATCAGATCAACAGAATAGAAAATGAGATCAAAAGAAAAGATGAAGAGATCAAAAAAAATACTCAAAAAATCAAAACTATAAATAAAAAAACAGAAACCCTGAAAGAACAGATAATTCGTGTAGAAAAGGAATTAAAGATTATTGAAAGTGAAAAAGAACTCCTAAAGATAAAGATTAACGTAGTCAGCAGAAAGGTAGACTATGGTAAACGGAATCTAAAATTCAGTTCT is from Psychrilyobacter atlanticus DSM 19335 and encodes:
- a CDS encoding ATP-binding cassette domain-containing protein; translated protein: MLKFKNITTNEKKPYLNNLNLNVSNGRFVLLNYKSKIEKDKMIDLICQLDTPKSGGIIIGGKNLSKFNCRSKIIHKRIGICFEDLKLIQTKDVLANITLPLEIHTKLSPKKLIETGEKQLKNFGLLEKKNNSLTTLNLEEKQRLNIARSLVLDPELIILDNPQIHLKIEKIESLMKYFQDLNSKGKTIVIFTNNKKIENMINCDKYILEKGAISNV
- a CDS encoding cell division protein FtsX, yielding MFKKIRQMNTEINELIQKNITYYTLSFTTLIFAFLFFNISVISIYNIYQSNKTLNKSYTLSVYMNNNVSQNSIEKIEKNILNLDGIEQISYINKELAFKKLADQLGLSNRGIGNPLLNSFILKTEGEKNLNQAKVIIDEIDGVKEVVINQKTISTLDEKIKRNNKLLIGLLLITLLPIKIMIFNIMHSSVVSQTHDIEAKLYLGMEKREILRPYYFINNIKFISAAIIGSLTFLNLYEFIRSEIAGLNYIVPTIQAGIVVGIIIILVSLIFPFVSFNLIKVKR
- a CDS encoding DNA topoisomerase, producing the protein MKKLIIAEKPSLGRNIASALGLKKRGNGYIEGEKYIVSWAFGHLFELSNVDDYFGKKMKWKEVELPFTPRKFKFKLKESKGIAEQFKVLKNLMEREDVEGIINCGDADREGQIIIDRIIKESKIKKEVYRLWLPEQTKETIVEEVKNIKPDREYIKLAFEGYSRTVMDWLFGINLTRYITLKSGQLMPVGRVLIPVLKFIYDRDTAIEKFVKEKYIQLESECEKDEVKFKLSKSTKYLIKDEKKADSKCEELNSCEGEVLSKENKEIKKQPGKLFSLSKLQSQLSKKNKIDFKGSLEIIQKLYENGYITYPRTNTEYLAVNEKGKVKQLLKALSKDHNVKFKDSKKIFDDDKVESHSAIIPTMKFPKNNLNGREKIIYETILNRFISNFLAEETITAKVVVTIGVGNEKFKLSGESVVQVGFYKYEPATFENKLPNFIVGDTFKVEFKKILKETKPPRKVSERELAAHLKNPFRKDSDTEEDEYKAILKGIEIGTEATRTGIIENAKKYEYISQKGSNFSLEPLGQKVVETLDKLNIDLYKTKTVEFSKLLKKVYKGNSTIQETIDLVTEELQRIIGQNIEIPRVYNDSEREIIGVCPRCGKNIYENSKGFSCVGYRDTPPCNFTLWKESKYKSIEVKISKTRAKKLIKGETIPVKKIKGKNEKVYSAEFKLEDTGKYVNLKLEKYFPVEE
- a CDS encoding helix-turn-helix domain-containing protein, whose product is MDIGKKIKRLRQEKFLTQDELAMRCELSKGFISQVERDLTSPSITTLIDILEGLGTNLRDFFNEDEDEKIVFKKEDVFENIDEELKYKIEWIVPNAQKNQMEPILITIEEGGRYKEELPHEGEEFGYVLSGTVLIHLGEKTYKARKGESFYYKSRKNHYISNAGKNIVKVLWVSNPPAF
- a CDS encoding ABC transporter ATP-binding protein; amino-acid sequence: MKQGNIKIDSISKSFDGVEVLKKISFEIKGGEFFSILGGSGCGKTTLLRMIAGFIEADGGAIYLGKDDITHLSPDKRDVNTIFQTYALFPHLTIYENIAFPLRLKKIKGAEIDREVKKYLEMVKLSEHANKYSSQLSGGQKQRVAIARALINKPKVLLLDEPLSALDAKLRQHMLIELDNIHEEVGITFVFVTHDQQEALSVSDRIAVMKDGEVLQIGTPSEIYESPANAYIANFIGETNFIEGEVVEIEGEFGYLESPNYGRIKFELDKEVIVGNSVKLTIRPEKVKISKSKPRYLDNNDNIFKGKIEEVIYSGFQSKFFVTVGDRLFSAFKQHVDFFEEDAETIRWKDEVYVIWDSADSFLLEVM
- a CDS encoding S66 peptidase family protein, producing MLKGKSLKKGDTIGIVAPANSGSKEKVLRSKKKLESLGYRVKLGKHIFDTWHSFAGTDKGRVSDINNFFKDPEVDALMCLRGGYGSIRIVEALDIEMIKRNPKIFIGYSDITTLHSALNQRAGLVTFHGPMAVSNFFDIEKFTVDSFVESLENIGGREIINPTELKSMIDGKATGVVAGGNLTTLMGDMGTPNELDFKGKILFIEEIREPTYKVDRALTQLLNSGKLGQLNGIILGDFNNCIPASEYDMPLMDLLEDRLKGLGIPIIYNFKSGHCKPMVTLPLGIEVEIDCDKLTIRSLEGAVR
- the dacB gene encoding D-alanyl-D-alanine carboxypeptidase/D-alanyl-D-alanine endopeptidase; protein product: MKNVLKKLIVLIILVSIISCRSAEVPTVPIRSKTETVISDFRELPKIENASLGIKVMNLETDKTLFELNSDKSLVPASNMKLLTTGVGLEVLGADYRFKTIIAYDGKIRTDGTLDGNIYIIGGGDPTLGSKYLVAKDPERVTMEEKKKQLEFLNIWVEKIKTMGIKKINGQIVADQSYYPEITLSQTWEWGDLRYTFASKPSGLTFLDNSIRLTMRKEGKNIRASVSPSWVNTVVTNRVVGDDKKVSKITLVVPPYSNEIIAVGTMNRSIISYNTVMQDPASALGRIFSETLERGGIENNGSRLRDRAETTKNKKNLIYTQYSPRLEEIIGYMNKYSVNLFAEHLKIEVEKKLREKNKETKVDNVETMKGYWSNRISTRGLYIYDGSGLSRYDGVTPNTVVEVLKYMNKSNEFFSFYNSLAEPGKGGTFKNFQEKTVLVDNLHGKSGTLTGVKSYGGYMYNVDGDLLAFSIIINHHGMSGTGISKKLEKVMESIYYLK
- a CDS encoding M20 metallopeptidase family protein, whose amino-acid sequence is MDSNKILKLAKEISPWLSKVRGDFHMYPELGMQEFRTQRKICEYLDEFGILHKKMAKTGVVGEIKGKNVFKTIALRADIDALPILEKNEVSYRSKNSGVMHACGHDAHTTILLGVAKILSEQKDELGVNVRFIFQPAEETVGGAEPMIKEGVLEGVDAIFGLHVSSLIEKGSVEYRYKQMNASSDSIEIEIQGKSAHGAYPGDGVDAIVITAQLITAMQSIVSRIDARDSAVLTVGMIEGGTAPNIIADSVKLTGTLRTLDPKIRELVKEKLKILVDTLPVSMGGKGKLKVGRGYSTLINDDKMVELIKKNATDILGAENVIEKEKANMGVEDFGYYLEKIPGVFFYLGVKNEKKGITASAHNECFDIDEEALHLGVTIQILNVLSV